The stretch of DNA TCTGGTATCCTTTTCATGCTAAAAATAAAATGCAAGATGTACTAAACAGCGACTGGGGCCGCCTCTTCCGCAACTGGGAACACCTCACCCCCAACGCACAGGGCTTTCCCGACGTAGGCGACACCTCTGCAAAACTCAAAAAAACGAACCTGCAAGCCCTGAGGGATTCATTCGGCATCTTGCGCGATTGTATTGTCGAAGCCCCCGAATTCATCCAGTCGCGCAAAAGAGAAAACACCCTGCACACCCATGACCGAAAACATTAACCGCTTATTCCGCGACAAATTGCCGGAACAGCGCATTGCAAAAATCGAACCGCTCTCTGAAACTCGGGCGCACACAGTCTGGAAAGTCACGACTGACCACTCGGTATTTGCTGTAAAACACCACCTCTTTGCATCGCTCACCCGCGGCAAACCATATCACTTGCTCGCCGTTGAACAAAAAGTCACGAACCATCTCCTCGCCAATGGCGCCCCGGTCCCCCGCATCATAGCGACCGACCACGACCTGGTCATCTACGAATGGTGCGGCAATCACACCCTCGACGACATCTGCCAGACCACTGACCCCAGCCCATTCACGCACAGCGTCATCAATACCCTTTGCGCCCTTGAAAAAGCCTTTTGCAAACACAGCGCCAAATTCATCCCGCACATTGCGCCCGGATGTAGCGCGGATGAATTGCGAAAACAGTGGCATAGCACCACCCAATCACTCACAGAAACGCTTCCATCACTCGTACGCGACCCAAATGCCTCAGATCTTCCATCAACCTGGGAAACCCTCGTAAACGAACTCATCCACGCACCGCCAGTAATCGGTCCCACCGACTACAACGCCCGCAACATCGCGTGTCCAAATCCAGAAACAGCAACAGTTCTCGAACTCGCCAAAATTGGCTATGACTGGCCCGAACGCCGCCTGGTACAATACACGACATCGCTCGGCGCGCACAATCCCCGCGGTCGCATCATTGCACTTCTCACACCATCGTTTGCGCAATACTACGCACATCTCGCATCAAAATTGTACTCGACCCCGATCAAAACCATCCTCCTGCGCCTCGATGCACATCACCTCATCTATCACCTGTTCGCAGCCCATATATGCCTGACAACGCCACACTGGCAAAATATCAAAACCCGCCTGGCACAACACAAAAGTCATATATCCCAGCCCCTGTCCGACCACCCCCTGGTGAACAAATTCCGCGCGTATTTTTAAAAAATAAAGGCGATCCCATTTCCTGGGACCGCCATTCCTATCCGTACAACATACCCTGCACCTACGCGATATCTATCACCCGCTCAAAAATTGCCCGCGTCTGTGCCATATCGTTCTTCAAAACATCTTCAAACACCTCAGCCGTATCAAACCCCATCGCCCGTGCCACTGCTGCCAACGCGCGGTCTTCGGTGGGCAAATGGGTACGTGCCTGCTCGTCCTGGCGCCTGATCACTTTTTCTACAGTACGCAAAAACACATACGCTTGCTGGAGACGTTGTGCATCTTCTACCTCCAAAAATCCGCCCTCTACCAATCTTCTCAGTGCCTCAAGCGTATTGGCACTGCGCAACTCCGGATGATCTTTGGCGAACTTCAACTGCAAAATTTGTACAATAAACTCAATATCTACAATCCCCCCCGCATCTGTTTTAATACTCACCACCTTACGGGATCTTTGCCCATTTTTGCGCTCCATCTTCTTGCGAATATCCAGCATCGTGGCAACTTCCTCATCCGAAAACCGGCTACCCACAATAAAAGGCTCAAACAAATTCAGCAACTTTTCTCCCAAAACTGGATCGCCAGCGACGACCCGGCTGCGAGACAATGCCATGCGCTCCCACGTTGACGCGCGCGTCTCCAAATAGCGACTATAAGATTCCAGAGACAGTGCCAGAAGCCCGCTCGCCCCCTCGGGACGCAACCGCGGATCCACCGGATAGAGCTTACCCTGAGGGGTATTCTGCTCCAGCATCGCGATCATCTGCTGTGACAGATCGATAAAAAATTGCAAATTCCCCTGCGGCCTTGCGCCATCTGTTTCGCCATCTTCACCATATACAAATACGATATCCAGATCCGAACCGAAACTCAATTCGTCCCCACCCATCTTGCCCAGACCCAGCACCACAAACCCGACCTCCTCACCGCTGTGATTGCGCGGTACCCCGCGCTTTTCGACTAACCGCGCATAAACCACCTCATAAACCACCTGCACAACCACATCGGCCAACATCGTCAGCGCCTCAAATGTTTCAAACGAATCGGTCAAGCCCACGAGATCGCGCGTACCAAAGCGCAGCAACTCGCGATGTTTTATCCTGTTTAGAACACTCACCAATTCGGACGTATCGCCATACTGCTCAACCTGTGCGCGAAACTGTTCTCGCAAAGCGTCCACACCCGGACTGAGATGCAAAACCTCTGCTTCCGGATCCAGATACAAAACCTCTGGGCGAACCAGCCAATCGAGCAATCCGGGATTGCGCCTTATCACCTGAACCAGAAATTGGCTGCCCACACACAGTGACAACATCAGTTGGCGAAACCCCTGATTGGATGCCAAAATGCGGAAAAACATATCGCCCGCGCCATAAGCAGACACCAGACTCTCCAGATTGCTCAACCCCTGATCGGGATCGGCGGACTCCTGAAGTGCCTGCATCAATGCCGGTGCCAATTCTGTAAAGCTCTGACGCGCTCGCGTGCCCCGAATCCGCGGCACATGCCCAAAAGCCAGATAAATGAGATTGCGATGCGCCTCGCCCGGCCGATCAAACCCAATCTCTTCTAACAACCCGCTGGCTTCTGCATCGCCTATTTCCATATTTACCAGCGCGCCTATAGAACGACCCTCGCTCTCGTGCGCCTCCGTAAAGATCTGGGCATACACCTCCTGTACAGCCTTCAAATGGACATCCAGTATTTTGCGATACGCCCCAGCAGATTCCATATCCATTGTGCGCGCCAATATGCGCTGTTCATCCTCTCCTTCGGGCAGCGAATAATCACTGCGATTGTGCATCATCTGCAAGCGGTGTTCCAAACGCCTGAAAAATACATAAGCATCCCTTAGCTGATCGGCTTCCTTACCCGACAGCGCAGATACACGCTGCAACTGCCGGATAGCCTCGAGCGTATTATCCGACCTCGCATTCTCGTGTATGCGCCCCACCAGCAATTGCAAACACTGCACAATAAACTCGATATCCCTGATACCACCCGAGCGCAACTTCAAATGCGTCTCGCGCTGCCCCTTGCTTCCAATCTGATCTTCTATACGCGCCTTAACGCGGTTGATCTCCGTTGCCGGGCTGGTATCAAAATAGCGCGGATAAACAAAGGGCTGTACCATCTTCAAAAATCGCTGCCCCAGGGCTTCAGACCCGGCACAACAACGGGCTTTGATCAGCATCTGCCGCTCCCACAACTCGCCCCGCCGCATATAGTAGCCCTCATATCCGGCAAGGGGCATCACGAGCGCGCCAGCCGCGCCATCGGGACGCAGGCGCATATCCATGCGATACAAAAACCCCTCGGGCGTCACCTCTGTTGCCGCACGCACAATTTGCTCACACAATCGGGTGAAAAATTCCTGATTGGTCACAGACCGTTCACCATCCGTATTGCCCTCGGCGCTATAGACAAACATCAAATCGATATCCGAACTAAAATTGAGTTCCATACCGCCCAACTTGCCCAACCCAAAAATCGCAAACGCCACAGGCTGTCCATCGCCATTTCGCGGCATGCCATAACGCACTTGCAGGTCGGGCAACAAAATATCAATCAACTTTTGCAAACACACATCTGCCAAAATAGACAAATCAGCCGCAACATATTGAATGGCGCGCCCACCGGCCAGATCGCCTACGCCAATACGCAACAACTCGCGTCGCGCAACCCGCCGAACAGCATTGAGCTTGTCTTCGCGCGTATCCACAGCCTCGACAGCCCGTTCAAAAGACGCCAGCAATTGTTCTTTATCACACGATTGTGCAATGCGATCCGGAGCACCTGTCAACCAGTCAAAGGTATCGGGGTCGCGCACCAGCATATCAGCCATAAAAGGGCTACCACCCAAAACGCACAACAACATGCGCCACAACTCGGGCTGTTCTTTGAGCGTGTGCAAAAATGACGCGTGATGCGCGATGCGCACAAAATTATGCAGCGCCATATCGGGGTCGGGCGCATCGACCAACGCCTGAAAAAAATCATCGGGAAGTTGACCATCAGCCTCTGAGCCAGCCAACTCTTCGAGATTTTGCAACGCGCGTTCAACATCTCGAAATCCCGCCTGTGCAAGCGCGTCTTTTGTGCCGGGTGTGTCAAAATCAAAAATATCCATAACGAACCTCAAGCTATAACGCCGCTTCTCCTGTCTCTCGCGTGCGAATGCGGATCGCTTGTTCAACAGTACTCACAAAAATCTTCCCATCGCCGACTTCGCCCGTGGTGGCAGCTTCCAGGATAGCTTCAATCGCCTTTTCCAACTCATCGTCAGCGACCACCAGTTCAATTTTGAGTTTTGGCAAAAAATCCACGTGATATTCGCTGCCTCTGTAAAACTCCCGATGCCCTCGCTGGCGGCCAAACCCCCGGTATTCGCCAACTGACATCCCCACCAATCCCAATTCGGTGAGTGCTTCCTTTACTTCATCCAGCTTAAACGGCTTGATATACGCCTCAATTTTTTTCATTACAACCTCCCAAACGCAATGTTGACACAGAACAAAAAAACCTATATCCTGTGCCCATTCAAAAATCACCACCAATACGCGAAAAAGGAACCGCTATGCCTGTTACGAGACTATCGGAAACCACAGCCGAAGAATTTCCCTGGGGCACCCTCAACTGGCTCATGGGCCAGGCCATTGACCCCGATGCCAAACAGACCTTTGGCATGGCCGTCATTCAACCCGGACAGCAGAATCCACCGCATTACCATCCCAACTGCGAAGAAATCCTCTACGTCGTCTCCGGAACATGCGAACACACGTACGGCGACGACAGCTATCAGCTCAAACCGGGCGATAGCATTCGAGTTCCCGCTGGCGTGATCCACCACGCGATCAACAACGGCGACGAGCCGCTGCGCGCAATCATCTCCTTTTCATCGGGCGACCGTCAAACCGTATTTCTCGAATAGGCGAACAATGACTATTCGCGCCATCATCTTCGACATGGACGGTACGCTCACAGAATCGTACATCAACTGGCCGGAATTGCGATCAAAAATCAATTGCCCCCCCGAAAAAACCATCATCCAACACATCGACAACTTACCCGCAAAACAACGCAAACAGGCCAATGACATCCTTCTCGAAAAAGAATGGGAGGCAGCACAACACGCCGCCATTCGCGCTGGTGCAACAGAACTAATCGACGCACTACGAGCGCGCAAGTACAAACTCGGCCTGGTCACCAACAACCACGGCGCCGCCATGCACCGTGTGATCAATCGACTCAATCGCGTCTTTGACATCGCCCTCAGCCGAGACGACGGTCCCATAAAGCCCAGCCCTTACCTCATCCACAAAACACTCCAGGCCCTCGACACTTCCCCAAACGAAGCCATAAGTATTGGCGACAGCCGCTACGACCTAATGGCCAGTGCCGCCGCCCGCGTGCGCTGTATTCACTTCACCGATGGCGCATCCGACCTCACGCACGATCTCCAGGTCGCGTCACTACCTGCGATCATACCGCTCCTGGATCGGCTTTAACAGACGCCAACCTTTCTGCACACAATCGGATGCGCGCCAGAGCCTTTTCGATATTTTCCACAGAATTCGCGTAAGAAAACCGCAAATACCCCTCGCCGTATTCCCCAAAGTCCGACCCCGCCAGACACGCTACGTGTCCCTCATTCAAAATCATATCCGCGACATCCGCAGACGACTTGCCCAATCCCATAATATTTGGAAACGCGTAAAAAGCCCCCTCGGGCATCGGGCATGTAATCCCCTCAATCGCATTCAAACCCTCAACAATAATCGCACGCCGTTTGCGAAACGCATCCATCATATCCCCAACTGCATCCTGCGGACCCTTCAACGCAGCCACAGCCGCCATTTGCGTAAACGCAGCCGTACACGAATTGCTATTAACCATCAGCCTGTCAAAATGCGGCACGAGATTTATCGGCATCACCCCATAACCAATGCGCCAGCCCGTCATCGCATACGTCTTGGAAAACCCATCGAGAATAATCAACAAATCGGCAATACCCTCACACGCCGAAATGCTGTGAAACGCATCGCCATAGACCATCCGGGAATAAATCTCATCGGACAACACGGGAATCTGGTGCTCGACCGCCACCTCGGCAATCGCCTTCAAATCGCCTTCTGGAATCACGCCGCCCGTGGGATTTTGCGGTGAATTTAGAATAATCAGCTTTGTGCGCTCCGTCACCAGATCGCGCAATTGATCCGCATCCAGGCTAAACCCGCGATCCTCCGTCAAAGGCACAGGCACGGGTTGCGCACCTGCAAAGCGAATCACCGACTCGTAAATCGGAAAACCCGGATTCGGATAAATCACCTCATCACCCTGCTCTGCCAATGCGAGAATAGAATAAAACATAATCGGCTTGGCACCGGGTGTCACCACCACCTGGTCGGGATGCACGTCAATCTGCCGCGTTGTCGAAATCTCTTCCGCTATTGCCTCGCGCAACTCGGGCAATCCCACGGGCGGACCGTAATGCGTAAACCCATCTGACAGCGCTCTTTGCCCCGCCTCGACAATATGCGCGGGCGTATCAAAATCCGGCTCGCCAATTTCCAAATGCACCACATCGTGCCCCATCGCCTCCAGCGCGCGCGCCTTTACCAGCACCTCAAAAGCAGACTCTGTACCCAACAGCGACATGCGATTTGCAATATTCATCATCTCACCTCACGCCTTACTTGATAACAATTGCGTGTGCAACTTCGGGACCGTGAACCCCCAGCGTCAGCCGCATTTCAATATCTGCAGTTCGGCTCGGTCCAGAAATAAAAGTCGCCGTTGCATTTTCGGGATGATCCAGATAAAACTGGCGCAACGGCTCAGCCGCATCCCTCAAATTCTCCAGCAACGTACTCGCCCTAAAAATACCGATATGTACGCGGGGCAAAGTCGAAACAAGACGCACGGCATCATCCAGAGCAAACTCGACGAGACTTCCCGACTCAGCCACAGCAAAAACCGCCCAGGACACTCCCGCCTCGACAGCGTCAATCGCGTGGGGCAATTCAGAACTGTCAAAAGGCGGCACGCGCACATCAATCCCCGCATCCACACACGCGCGTTCAACAGCATCGTCCAACCCATCGGGCAACTCGGCAAACACAACCCGCTCACAACCCACCTCCCTGAGCACACTGACCACAATGGGCGCAACCGCATCAGCATCCTCAGCCACATGCGCCACCCCGGACAAAGACGCGTACTTCTCAACAAAAGCATCAATCAATTCATCACTCATAATCCACCTATCAATTGAGAATTAAAAATTGTCCCCGCCCCCAATTCGCGTTTTAATTTTCATTCAGGGGACATTTATTGCAACGCTTTATCGAAGTATCAAAGAGCACTCAAATTAATGTGAAATACCTTTCCACGCAAGTACACATACGGAGTACACCACTACTTTACCCTTTACCCTTTGAACTCTCCACTTTATCTTTACTCCATTCCGCACTTACTATCCATTGTTCACTGGAAACTACCATGCACTCTCCAATACGCATCGCACAAATCGGCCTTGGGCCACTCGGCCAGATGCTCACCCCTTATCTGGTAAAACGATCGGGCATTGAAATCGTCAGTGCCATTGACATTGACCCATCCAAAACAAATCGCGACTTGGGCGAAGTGAGCCAATGCGCCCGCCCCCTCGGCATAGCCATCACCGATGATCTCGACAGGGGATTGGCCGACGCAGACCTCGCCGTAGTGACAACCGTATCAGAACTCCAGCGCATCGCCCCCACATTAAAAGAAATTATCGACCAGGGTGTCAACATCGTCTCAACCTGCGAAGAACTGTCTTATCCCTGGACAACACAACCCGAATTATCCGCAACCATCGACACCTGGGCAAAAGAACGCGACGTCTCAGTCCTCGGAACCGGCATCAACCCCGGCTTTCTCATGGACTTCTTGCCCACAGCGGCCACCGGCGTGTGTCACACCGTGCAATCCATTCGCATAGAACGCACCCAGGACGCCTCTGCGCGCCGCCTCCCCTTTCAGCAAAAAATAGGAGCGGGACTCACCGTTGAAGAATTTCAAAACCTCGTCGCCCAACAAAAAATCCGACACGTCGGCCTCACCGAATCCATGCACATGATCGCGGCGCGATTGGGATGGCAACTCGACCACACCGAAGACATCGTAGAACCCGTTCTCGCAGAACCGGGACATTGTGCAGGCGTACTGCAAACGGGACGGGGATACCACAACGGACGGGAAGTCCTCACCCTCATCTTCAAAGCCGCCGTCGGACAACTAATACACAATGGCGAATCCATCGAATCCCAGGAGCACATCCAGATCAATGGCACGCCCGCTTACGACCTCATCATACCCGGCGGCATCAACGGCGACATCGCCACCTGTGCAGTCATCGCCAATGCTATCCCAATAGTCGCATCTGCCGCACCCGGACTGCGCACCATGATCGACATCCCCCCACTCTCCTGCGCCCAGGAAATCCCCGAGGGATAAATGCCACCTGTTCTAAGCGACTTTGACCTGCACCTGCACAGCGAAGGCAATCACCATCACATCTACGATTGCCTCGGCGCACACCCCACAGAAAAAGGCGTACATTTTGCCGTGTGGGCGCCCAATGCTCAGCGCGTAAGCGTGGTTGGCGACTTCAACGCCTGGAATGGATGCCAGCACCCCATGCAAAACAGAGGCAGCACGGGTATATGGGAACTACTCATCCCCGACCTGACGCCCGGCACCCTCTACAAATACGAAATCAAAACCCAAAACGGCGATATCTTCACCAAAAGCGACCCCTATGCCTTCTGTATGGAACACCGCCCGCGCACAGCCTCTGTCGTGTACCAGCCCGACGACGCCCTGTGGACCGATGCCGAATGGCTACAAACCCGCCAGCAAAGAGACCCATACACAGACCCAATCGCCATATACGAAGTACACCTCGGATCATGGCGGCGCAACCCGCACGAAAACAACCGACCGCTCACCTATCGCGAACTCGCGCATGAACTCGTCGAATACGTCCTCGAAATGGGCTACACCCACATCGAACTCCTCCCCATCATGGAACACCCCTTAGACGAATCCTGGGGATATCAGATCACGGGCTATTACGCGCCAACCAGCCGTTTTGGCACGCCAGACGATTTCAAATACCTCGTCAACCATTGCCACATCCACGACATAGGCGTCATCCTCGACTGGGTACCCGCACACTTCCCAACAGACGCACATGGACTCGCACAATTCGACGGCTCAGCCCTGTACGAACACGCCGATCCCCGGCAAGGCACACACCCCGATTGGGACACCTTAATCTTCAACTACGGACGCAATGAAGTACGCAATTTTCTGATCGCCAATGCCCTCTTCTGGATCGAAAAATATCACATCGATGGCTTGCGCGTCGATGCCGTTGCATCCATGCTCTACCTCGATTACTCGCGCAAAGAACGCGAATGGATCCCCAACCAATATGGCGGCAGAGAAAATTTAGACGCCATCGCCTTTATGCACCAGCTCAACACCCTCATCCACGAAAAATTCCCGGGCGTCTTGATGATCGCCGAAGAATCGACCTCCTGGCCCGGCGTCTCTCGCCCCGTTTATCTGGGTGGCCTCGGATTTGGATTCAAATGGAACATGGGCTGGATGAACGACACCCTGTCCTACATCTCCAAAGAACCCATCCACCGCAAATACCATCACGACAACCTCACCTTTGGCCTCGTCTATGCCTTCCACGAAAACTTTATCCTCGTACTCTCCCACGACGAAGTAGTTCACGGCAAACGCGCCCTCATCGACAAAATGCCCGGCGACCGCTGGCAAAAATTTGCCAATCTGCGCGCCTTTTATGCTTTTCAATACGCCCATCCCGGCAAAAAGTTGCTCTTTATGGGCAGCGAACTCGGCCAATGGCAAGAGTGGAACTCACAGGAAAGCGTCCACTGGCACCTCCTCGCAGAACCCGACCACGCGGACCTGAAGCGCTTTGTAAGAGACCTCAACACCCTCTACCGGGGAGAACCAGCACTCTACGAACGGGATTTTGAACCCGAAGGCTTTGAATGGATCTCGCTCCACGACGCCTCCAACAGCGTCCTATCCTTCCTGCGCCGCGCGCGATCACACGATACCCCTCTGATCTTTGCCTGCAACTTTACCCCCGTCCCAAGGGAAAACTACCGCATAGGCGTACCCACCCCGGGCACCTACCGCGAACTCATCAACAGCGACTCAGAACGCTACGGCGGCAGCAACATGGGCAACCTCGGCACCGTCCACACCGAACCCATCGCAAGTCACGGACATCCGCAATCCCTGCAAATCACCCTCCCCCCACTCGCCGCTGTCATGTTCAAACCCGAGTAAAAAGCAAAAAAATGGGACCTGACCTTCAAAGATCAAGTCCCAAACATTTTATATCGCCCTGTTTTTACTCACTCCGCAGGGAATCCACGAGATTAGCACCCGCAGTTCTAACTGCCTGCCAACCCACCGTCAGCAGAGCAATGATTAGCGTCAGCATCCCACTCAAAATGAAAAACCCGATACTCAGGTCAATGCGATAGGCGAAGTTGTGGAGCCAACCGCTCATCGCGTAATAAGCGACAGGCCA from Gemmatimonadota bacterium encodes:
- the glnE gene encoding bifunctional [glutamate--ammonia ligase]-adenylyl-L-tyrosine phosphorylase/[glutamate--ammonia-ligase] adenylyltransferase, which gives rise to MDIFDFDTPGTKDALAQAGFRDVERALQNLEELAGSEADGQLPDDFFQALVDAPDPDMALHNFVRIAHHASFLHTLKEQPELWRMLLCVLGGSPFMADMLVRDPDTFDWLTGAPDRIAQSCDKEQLLASFERAVEAVDTREDKLNAVRRVARRELLRIGVGDLAGGRAIQYVAADLSILADVCLQKLIDILLPDLQVRYGMPRNGDGQPVAFAIFGLGKLGGMELNFSSDIDLMFVYSAEGNTDGERSVTNQEFFTRLCEQIVRAATEVTPEGFLYRMDMRLRPDGAAGALVMPLAGYEGYYMRRGELWERQMLIKARCCAGSEALGQRFLKMVQPFVYPRYFDTSPATEINRVKARIEDQIGSKGQRETHLKLRSGGIRDIEFIVQCLQLLVGRIHENARSDNTLEAIRQLQRVSALSGKEADQLRDAYVFFRRLEHRLQMMHNRSDYSLPEGEDEQRILARTMDMESAGAYRKILDVHLKAVQEVYAQIFTEAHESEGRSIGALVNMEIGDAEASGLLEEIGFDRPGEAHRNLIYLAFGHVPRIRGTRARQSFTELAPALMQALQESADPDQGLSNLESLVSAYGAGDMFFRILASNQGFRQLMLSLCVGSQFLVQVIRRNPGLLDWLVRPEVLYLDPEAEVLHLSPGVDALREQFRAQVEQYGDTSELVSVLNRIKHRELLRFGTRDLVGLTDSFETFEALTMLADVVVQVVYEVVYARLVEKRGVPRNHSGEEVGFVVLGLGKMGGDELSFGSDLDIVFVYGEDGETDGARPQGNLQFFIDLSQQMIAMLEQNTPQGKLYPVDPRLRPEGASGLLALSLESYSRYLETRASTWERMALSRSRVVAGDPVLGEKLLNLFEPFIVGSRFSDEEVATMLDIRKKMERKNGQRSRKVVSIKTDAGGIVDIEFIVQILQLKFAKDHPELRSANTLEALRRLVEGGFLEVEDAQRLQQAYVFLRTVEKVIRRQDEQARTHLPTEDRALAAVARAMGFDTAEVFEDVLKNDMAQTRAIFERVIDIA
- a CDS encoding P-II family nitrogen regulator, giving the protein MKKIEAYIKPFKLDEVKEALTELGLVGMSVGEYRGFGRQRGHREFYRGSEYHVDFLPKLKIELVVADDELEKAIEAILEAATTGEVGDGKIFVSTVEQAIRIRTRETGEAAL
- a CDS encoding cupin domain-containing protein, whose protein sequence is MPVTRLSETTAEEFPWGTLNWLMGQAIDPDAKQTFGMAVIQPGQQNPPHYHPNCEEILYVVSGTCEHTYGDDSYQLKPGDSIRVPAGVIHHAINNGDEPLRAIISFSSGDRQTVFLE
- a CDS encoding HAD-IA family hydrolase; this translates as MTIRAIIFDMDGTLTESYINWPELRSKINCPPEKTIIQHIDNLPAKQRKQANDILLEKEWEAAQHAAIRAGATELIDALRARKYKLGLVTNNHGAAMHRVINRLNRVFDIALSRDDGPIKPSPYLIHKTLQALDTSPNEAISIGDSRYDLMASAAARVRCIHFTDGASDLTHDLQVASLPAIIPLLDRL
- a CDS encoding pyridoxal phosphate-dependent aminotransferase — translated: MNIANRMSLLGTESAFEVLVKARALEAMGHDVVHLEIGEPDFDTPAHIVEAGQRALSDGFTHYGPPVGLPELREAIAEEISTTRQIDVHPDQVVVTPGAKPIMFYSILALAEQGDEVIYPNPGFPIYESVIRFAGAQPVPVPLTEDRGFSLDADQLRDLVTERTKLIILNSPQNPTGGVIPEGDLKAIAEVAVEHQIPVLSDEIYSRMVYGDAFHSISACEGIADLLIILDGFSKTYAMTGWRIGYGVMPINLVPHFDRLMVNSNSCTAAFTQMAAVAALKGPQDAVGDMMDAFRKRRAIIVEGLNAIEGITCPMPEGAFYAFPNIMGLGKSSADVADMILNEGHVACLAGSDFGEYGEGYLRFSYANSVENIEKALARIRLCAERLASVKADPGAV
- a CDS encoding dihydrodipicolinate reductase, giving the protein MHSPIRIAQIGLGPLGQMLTPYLVKRSGIEIVSAIDIDPSKTNRDLGEVSQCARPLGIAITDDLDRGLADADLAVVTTVSELQRIAPTLKEIIDQGVNIVSTCEELSYPWTTQPELSATIDTWAKERDVSVLGTGINPGFLMDFLPTAATGVCHTVQSIRIERTQDASARRLPFQQKIGAGLTVEEFQNLVAQQKIRHVGLTESMHMIAARLGWQLDHTEDIVEPVLAEPGHCAGVLQTGRGYHNGREVLTLIFKAAVGQLIHNGESIESQEHIQINGTPAYDLIIPGGINGDIATCAVIANAIPIVASAAPGLRTMIDIPPLSCAQEIPEG
- the glgB gene encoding 1,4-alpha-glucan branching protein GlgB, whose amino-acid sequence is MPPVLSDFDLHLHSEGNHHHIYDCLGAHPTEKGVHFAVWAPNAQRVSVVGDFNAWNGCQHPMQNRGSTGIWELLIPDLTPGTLYKYEIKTQNGDIFTKSDPYAFCMEHRPRTASVVYQPDDALWTDAEWLQTRQQRDPYTDPIAIYEVHLGSWRRNPHENNRPLTYRELAHELVEYVLEMGYTHIELLPIMEHPLDESWGYQITGYYAPTSRFGTPDDFKYLVNHCHIHDIGVILDWVPAHFPTDAHGLAQFDGSALYEHADPRQGTHPDWDTLIFNYGRNEVRNFLIANALFWIEKYHIDGLRVDAVASMLYLDYSRKEREWIPNQYGGRENLDAIAFMHQLNTLIHEKFPGVLMIAEESTSWPGVSRPVYLGGLGFGFKWNMGWMNDTLSYISKEPIHRKYHHDNLTFGLVYAFHENFILVLSHDEVVHGKRALIDKMPGDRWQKFANLRAFYAFQYAHPGKKLLFMGSELGQWQEWNSQESVHWHLLAEPDHADLKRFVRDLNTLYRGEPALYERDFEPEGFEWISLHDASNSVLSFLRRARSHDTPLIFACNFTPVPRENYRIGVPTPGTYRELINSDSERYGGSNMGNLGTVHTEPIASHGHPQSLQITLPPLAAVMFKPE